GGCCTCCGGGTTCTCCGAGCGAACCTTCTTCCGGTACTTTCCAACCAAAGCGGAAAGCCTCCGCCCTCTGTTCAACCACGGCAATCGGCGGTTTGCCGCGGCGCTAGCCAGGCGAACGGCATCCTCAACGGTGACCATCGTGGATGCGGTGGCTGACGCGTTCAGCGAGGCCTTTGCCGAGGACGGCCTCGTCTGGGGCCGCCACCTCATGCAACTTGTGCTGTCATCCCCTCCCCTTCGCCGGGTGTGGCTCGAGACCAACGACGACCTCGCTGAACTACTTGTGCCCACGCTGGCGCAGGCACTTGGACTCGCGCACGATGACGGGGAAACCAGCCTAGCCGCCGACCAGGCCGTACTGCTCGCGGTTTCCGCTCTTCGCCGGATGGCGCTCCTCGACGAAGGTCCACAGGACGCTGCGGCACACGTAGCCGACGCATTTCGGGGTGCCCCGCTGCTGCGAACGGCCCAAAGCTCAACCCATCAACACACGAATAACAGTTAGGAAACATCATGGATCTCACAGACAAAGTTGTGCTCGTCAGCGGCGGCGCACGTGGGCTCGGAGAAGGATACGCGCGCGGCATCGTGCAGGCCGGCGGAAAGGTGGTCATCGGTGACCTCCTCGACGACGACGGAGCAGCGGTCGCCGCCGATCTTGGCGAGAATGCCCTCTACGTGCACCTCGACGTCACCGACCCCGACTCGTGGAAGAGCGCCGTTGAGCAAACGGAGGAACACTTCGGCAGGCTCGACGGGCTCGTCAACAACGCCGGCATCAGCGCGAGCGGCCAGCCCGTTTACGAGGAATCGCTCGAGACCTTCCGCAGAATCGTAGAGATCAACCTCTTTGGCGTCAACAACGGGATGCACTTCGCGATCCCAGCAATGCGACGGGCCGGAGGCGGGTCAATCGTCAACATCTCCTCCGCCGCAGGACTCATCGGCCTCGCCCTCACGGGCGGCTACGGTGCATCAAAATGGGGCGTCCGCGGGCTCTCCAAGGTCGCAGCGGTCGAGCTCGGTCGGGAGAAGATTCGCGTCAACTCCGTGCACCCAGGGATGGTATTCACCCCAATGACAGCACCAACCGGCATTTCTCTCGACGAGGGCGCGTTCCCAAATAACCCGTACCAGCGGGTCGGACGGGTTGAAGAACTTGTTGGTGCGGTGCTCTACCTACTCTCGGATGCGGCCTCCTACACAACGGGCTCCGAGATCGCCGTTGATGGAGGCTGGACGGCCGGCCCCTCGATCGAATACGTCATGGGCCAGTAATCGACACACGGCCGCATCCGCTGGCTGAGCCGGTTCAGGATGCGGCCACACCCGCCTCACCTCGACGGGGCGAGCCTCCCCCACGATTCCCTAGACTGATCGCATGACACTGAGAGTCGCAGCGATTCAAGCGGAGGCAAGGCCAGGCGCGGTGGATGCAAACATCCACACGGCCGCACGTCTTGCCACGCAGGCCACGACGGCGGGAGCCGAGTTTCTTGTCTTTCCGGAGGCATTCGCAACCGGCTATGACGCCCGGGTCTTTGCGCAGCCCCTGCCAACGCTCGCCGAACCGTCATGGTTGCTGCCGCTTCAAACCGTCATAGATGCGACGGGTGCCACGGCCGTGCTCAACACCGCGCTCGACCACGGCGGCTATCGAGGCCTCACCGATCTACTCCTCACCCCTGGCCAACCGGCAACGGCCGCATACCGCAAGCAGCACCTCTACAACAGCGAGCGCGAGACCTTCTCGCCAGGCCCTCACGGGGTCAGCCTGCAGTTGAAGAGCATCACCATCGCCCTGTCGGTCTGCTACGACGCCAACTTTCCGGAGCATGCCGCAGCCGCGGCCGCAGACGGCGCAAGCCTCTACGTCAATAGCGGCGCCTATTTCCCTGGAGGAGCGCGCCGCCGCGATCTGCACGCCGCGGCACGAGCGCTCGACAATGGCATGTACGTTCTCTTCAGTGGACTCGTCGGCAGCCCAAGCGATTTCATCGGGGGCTCTACCATCTTCGACCCGCTCGGGCGCCGCATCGCGCAGGTGTCAGCGGGCGAAGGAATTGCCGTCGCCGACATCGATCAGGCAATCGTCGATGCCGCGCGCGGCGACCAGCGCATGTGGTCGGATCGCCGTGATTCGCTCGGAGCCCGAGTCAACCTATAGCGCGATGATCCAACGAGCGATTCAGCTACAAAGTTCGGGTGGTTGCACGCCGACCATCAGGGAAGATCAGCGGTCAGCTCGGCAACCGCGCTACCGTCGGGAAGCATCACGGCTCGGTTACCAAGCGGCTCGGGAAGATCAATAGGAACAAGCGCGATGGGATCAAACGGACCAGACTTGGCGCAGTATCCAGCATCCATTCCTACCCCGTTGGAATACTGTCGAACCAGTTCGGATGGCACCCTGTCGATACGGATGATCACGCGTTCTGGGTCGGATTCGACGCTGAGCCCGCTCACATCACACCTGGTGGTAACGCCAATAACAAGGTCGGCGCGCGACAGCAGCGCATCCCGCTCCCGGTTCATCGCGAGGGCTGTGTCTGCAGAACCGCGCTGTTTCCAGCCAGGAACGCGCTGCAGATAGGCGGGGCTGGTGCCGCTATCTTGCACAACCTGATAACCAACAACGGCAGACGAGCCCGCAGTGTCTTCGTTGGGCTCGCCCGTGGCCGGCAGAACGTCATCAATCAGAATCTTGGTCGACACGTTGGTTCCACCGTTGCCCCACAGGTCATCAACCTGCTGCTGAAACTCTGCCCGAGCGGTCTCTGCCTCGCGCGCCGCTTCGGACTGCTCGTGTTGCGCCCACAGCGACAGGATAATCCCGCTGGCTACCAGCATCGCGACAACGCCAATCATGCCTCGGACGCGCAGAACGGTGCGGCCGGCATCGCTGAGCTCGATCTCGTTACCGTCCCGAAATTGCCACCCGGTCACGAGGCGACTCACTCGCCAGTGAGTATCCGGGGAGATCAACGCCCACAGCGAGACGCCCAGCCCGAACACTGCGAGCAAGATACCGAGCAGCAGCAACAAAATTTCGACCCCTATCGGCTATCCGAGGCACGCTCGGCCGGTGAGATCACCGGGCAGGAGCGAACGCCAAGCCGTCGCGGTTGGCGATGCAGTAACGGGTCACTCATGCACAACATCCTCTTCGCATAATTTCATATATCACCCTAGCAAGTGCGGAAAACTTGGCTGTGGTCGCGTCAGCAGAACGTCTCGGAAACGTGACTAACGGCCCATCGGGAACTGCACCACAACTCTGAGTCCCCCTGCATCCCTCGGGATAATCGTGAGAACGCCATCGTGGGCGGTGACAATACTCTTCACAATCGCCAGACCGAGGCCAACTCCGGCATGATCCGTCTTCGTCTGGTCGTCGTGTGACCGGTCCGCTCGGATGCGCTCGTTTCCGCGCTGAAATGGCTCGGTCAGCGTCGCGACGAGCTCTGGGCTCAGCCGCTCCCCCGTATTCTCAACGACGAGCGAGACGCCGCCTGCGCCGGTGGCCGTCGTAACCCAGACCGTTCCCGCTTCTGGCAGGTTGTGCACAATCGCGTTGTGCACAAGGTTGGTTGTCATCTGGAGCAGCAATGAGTTTGACCCAACGGCCACGCTGATGTCGCCGATCGTTTCGAGCGAAATACCGCGCCGCTCAGCAAATGGGAGCAACGTCTCGGCCGCCTCCTCCGCAACGAGGGAAAGGTCAACGCGCTCCCGCACAAAGTTGCGCTGGTCGGCACGGCTCAGCATGAGCAGCGCCTCGGTGAGATCGATGGCCCTCGAATTGACAGCCTGGAGGCGAGCAAGCACCTCATCAGTGTTGCGATGTGGATCGTTTCTGGCCACATCCAACAGCGTCTGCGAGATCGCGAGCGGAGTACGCAGCTCGTGGGATGCATTTGCCGCAAAACGCTGCTGCTCGGCGACGTGCGCCTCAAGTTTGGCAAGCATCGTGTCAAAGCTGTCGGCGAGTTCGCGAAATTCGTCGGTTGGGCCTGGAAGCTGGATGCGGTGCGCGAGCGAACCGCCCGACGCGAGGCGCGTTGCCTCGGTAATCCGCGAAAGGGGCGCGAGCATCCGGCCGGCAAGAAACCAGCCGCCGAGTAATCCAAAAACGATCAGGAACAGAAACGCCCAGGCCACTGCGGGGGTAAAAGCCCGAACGAGGTCGTGGCGACCAGGCATGAAGCCGCCCGTTGTATTCATTGCTTCGACCGGGACGTACCGCAGCAGAAACAGCCACACGATTACGAGCAACAGTCCGCCTGCGAGCAGGATCACGCCAGCGTAGCTGAGGGTGAGTTTGAGCCGGACGCTGAGCCCCTGCCGTCTACCCACGGCCGCTGCCCTCGGTAGGCGTCAGCGGAGCAGTCTTTTGAGCAGTGGCGCCAGATGCCGGCGCCTCGATCCGATACCCAACACCGGTGACGGTTGCGATGAGCCACGGCTCCCCCAGCCGCTTACGGAGCGAGGATACCGTGATGCGCACGGCGTTCGTGAACGGGTCCGCGTTTTCGTCCCAGGCCCGTTCAAGAAGTTCTTCGGCGCTGATGACTCCGCCCTCCGCCGAGACAAGCACCTCAAGGACGGCAAACTGTTTCCTGGTGAGCGCAATGTAGCGGCCGTCCCGATAGACCTCACGCCTGAACGGGTCGAGCCGAAGCCCAGCGATCTCGCGAACTGGCGGCCGGTTACGGGAGCGCCTTCGGTCGAGGGCCCTGAGCCGCAGCACAAGCTCTTGCAGTTCGAAGGGTTTGGTGAGGTAATCGTCGGCACCAAGTTCGAAGCCGGATGCTTTATCGTCGAGGCGATCGGCAGCGGTGAGCATGAGGATGGGCATCCCGCTTCCTGAGGCCACGATGCTCCGCGCGATCTCGTCGCCGGATGGCCCAGGAATATCACGGTCGAGCACGGCGATGTCGTAGTCGTTGATGCTGAGCAGTTCGAGTGCCGCATGTCCGTCACCCGCGATATCGGCGGCAATCGCTTCGAGGCGAAGGCCGTCGCGAATGGCCTCAGCCATAAACGCCTCGTCTTCAACCACCAATACCCGCATAGATTCAATGCTACAAGTCGGACATATCGTGAGCGTATGCAAAAACGCATACGGCCTGGCAACAGCAACCCCAATTAACTGGGCACATGAGTCAAATCAGTACGCGACCCGCGAAGCAGCACACCGTCTTGAAAATCTTCGCGGTCGGATTAGGAATTGTTGCCATTATTCTCGGGATCGTTTTCTGTCAGGCGCTGTCGTCGTCATCATCATCCGACGCGCTCAGTACACACGACGAACGCTGGCCTCGCGGAACGAGGGACGAACCCGCCGGTCCAGCAACGACGGCGGACGGCATCCTCCCTGAGCGGGCCTCGGTCTTCAGCGACGATCTGCCAGGCGTGACGCAGCTTGAACCGAACCTACTCGCTGCAATTCGGGCAGCTGCTTCTGATGCAGCTGACGACGGCATCGAGTTCTTTGTGAACAGCGGCTGGCGCTCCCCCAAATATCAAAAACAACTGCTCAACGAGGCGGTTGCAACATACGGGTCTGTCGAGGAAGCCGCAAACTGGGTTGCCACGCCAGAGACGTCGCCCCATGTCTCTGGCGAAGCCGTGGATATTGGCGACTTTGATGCGACCTACTGGCTCTCGCAGTACGGTGCGACATACGGCCTCTGCCAGATCTACAGCAACGAGTCGTGGCACTACGAGCTTCGGGATGAGGCCGCGACAGAGGGCTGCCCCCTCGCCTACCTCGATCCGACACACGACCCGCGGATGCAGCGATGAGCGGCCGCATCGTGGGGTTCGGGTCTCAGACGGCCCAGCGCATCCGGAGTCCGTTTCGGCCGAAGTACCGGTCAAGTTTCCAGCCTGCACCGGGGCAAAGGCTGCCAATGCCGGCAGAGCGAGTGTTGCTTGTTGCGCTCTTCGCCGTTTACCTTTCGCTCCTTGTCTGGATCGTGCTGTGGAAGCTTGAGGTTCCATTCATCGGCACCGGTGCGACGCGCACCATTAAGCTTGTTCCTTTTCTCTCCACGATGGATGCCGGGCCGAGTGCGCCAAGCGAGGTCGCCGCCAATATCCTGATCTTTGTCCCGTTTGGGCTCTATCTTGGGATGCTGAAACCAACCTGGCCGGTCTGGACGTCCGCATGCATCGTGGCCGGTTCAAGCCTGCTTCTTGAGGTTATACAGTATGTGCTGGCAATCGGCGTGGCAGATATCACCGACGTGCTCGCCAACGCTGCCGGCGGTGTTGCGGGCGTTGGGCTGTACCGCCTGAGCCGTCGTGCGTTGACGACTCAAACGGAAGTTGTACTTCGTTGGGTGTGCCTAGTGGGAACGGTGGTTGCGCTACTCGTGTGCGTGATTGTTGTGGCGTCGTCGCTGCGGTACGGGGCACCGATGAACATGACTCCCCACAACCTACCGACAGTGATCGCCGGTTAGCGGCGGCTCTGACCGCCAAACATCGCACCGGCTACGATAAGGGTCATGCATCGTTCAGCAGCCAAGACGTTTTTTGCAGCGCTCTGCGCGATTTCGCTCACCGGCGCGCTCTCGGCCTGCAGCATCCTCAGCCCCGAGATTTCGCCAGTTGCCACCGATCCAGCGGCGCCGAAGGATACGTCTGTGGCCGACTCGAGCTCGTCATTCCGCCCGGTCATGGCGACCGGAGAGCCAGGGGCCGCACTCCGTGTGCTTGAGTCGTACTACGTCAGGGATGCCGACATTACCCAAGCCCTCGACGATGCCAAAGCCCTCATCAACACAACCGTCGCGGTTGGCTACGCGGATGTCCTTGAGGAATTCCCCAACATCGCTGACCAGTTTCTCGCGCTCGACTGCTCTATCCCGCTCGAAGACCGCTCCCCACAAGTCGACAACCCCGCCGAGCCGCTCGTCGCCTGCGATGTTGACGGGATGCGCAAATACCTGCTCGCACCAACCGAAATCGGAAGCTCATCGCTCACCTCCGTTCAGACAGTCAACCGCGATGGCTACTGGGCAATCACATTGGAGTTCACCGACGACGGCGCGCAGGCGCTCAAAGCCGTCACAAGCCGCCTCACGAATTTTCCCGAGGCACGGTCACCGCTGGCCGACTCCCCCGACGCCGACCTCGCATGGCTTGGACTCAGCAGCGAATCGGCATTTAAGCAGCTCGCAATCGTTGGAAACGCGCTCGTACTCTCGGCCCCGCAGGTGATGTCACCCATCCCAGACGGCGTTATTGATATTTCCGGCAGCTTTACAGAAGAAAGCGCCGAAGAACTCGCGGAACTGCTCAGCGACTAGCTGGCAGGGGCATCCAACACGACGCTCAGCAAGGCAACGCAAGCTGGAATGACGTGGCTTTCGGTGGTCGAATTGTCGCTATTTTCCGCTTTTGGCCGTGTGAAAGCTCTCGCCTTAGTCCGGAATACCCGTCATCATCGATTGGATTCCGGCGACCGATTGTTGGTGAGCTTGCTCAGATGCTCCATCTCCTGATGAACATGCTGAGCCCGATTATGGATACCGTTGCGGGCATCGGCTAGGGCCTGCCTCCCCTGGCGGAGAGCGCCCTCTTCAGCTGAAATCACATATTCGCTCATAGTTTCCCCGTCTCCCCTATCTCAAGATGGTTTGATGTCGGTGCAGTACAGGGTTGCGTTCAGCGTTCCCTTAACTTCTGTGCCGTTGACAAAGTTCATGTCGTCAGACTTCAGGTCTCCCACCTCGCTGTCAACGGCAGACGATACTCTGACCGTACCTTTCCCCTCGACAACCACGATTCGTCTCCCGCCAGAAGACGTTGACTCAACCTCCATTGGCACGCTTTCCCCATCAAAAATCCCCAAAAGCGCGGTTTCTTTATCGTTCACGAGCGCAGTTGCGGACCTGGATTCACCTTCCCGCGGTAGGAAGAAATGGAATGAGCTTTGGGGACCACCACGAAGCGATGTCCCGCCCACGTATTCGTCCTCGCACGTAACTGCATCCGGGTGGGCAACAAGAGTTACTTCGTTACCTTCAAACGTGAACGTCATCGATACCTTCGATTCCTGTGCAGGCGAACACCCAGTCATTGCGACCAGACAGCCAACGGATAGCAGCCCCACAATAGAGGTAAGAACTCTACTCATAGCTTCCACGCTACCGCTCTCTGGTTATCAAACTCATTCAACCGGGTGACGGATGTCTGCGCGACGCGGCGAGCATCCGCGGCCAGGTGTTGCAACCGGTTTAGTTGCGCCTCACACTTGCGCATGCGCGAAAAGAACGATTGTTGGGCCTCACCGCTCCACGAACTTTCCAATAAAAGCATCCGAGAACGCAAACGCTCAATTTCCGTATCAATAGCTCGAACTGCCGACTCAATCTGCGAGAGACTCATCGTGGCTTGTCCTTCATCTAGTCCAATCATCAAAGACTCCCATGTGAATTTGACTCGCTATGGCCTCAAGTGCGCGTGGGAGTTCATCACCTGGTTTTGGGGCCGGAATAAGAGGGCTTTCCGACAGCGCACGAAACTCCAACTGCCCCGACAGGATTCCTCGAACGCGGGCTTTGAACTCCTGAGGGACATCCGGCATTTGACAGAGTTCGGTGAGTTCGTCACGTAGGACCTGAACGATGGGCGCTGAGGCCGGTATACCGTCCAATAGTGATGGTTCATCAGCCCCGATCAGCACCGAAAGATCTGGCTCAAATGCGTCGTTCACGATATCGCTCACGCTAACGGCAATAACAGTCAAATACCAAATTGACGGTAAGCCGGCCGAGCCACTCGTCACCCGCGACTCCGACCATCCGCTTGGGCGCGCGACGTTTCTCCTCGTAGGCACCCGACGATGCGGCTGTCACTATACCGATTCCATACAGCTACTTGCATTCCCGGTACTCGGTGCTACTATGTAGTGGTACTCAGTTACACCGAGTACCGAAAGGAGAACGCATGAGCAAGCAAATGACCGAGATGCTCAAGGGCACGCTCGAAGGCATTGTGCTCGCGATTATCGCGGTAAAACCGGCTTACGGGTACGAGATCACAACCCAGCTTCGCGACGAGGGATTCACCGACATCGCAGAGGGCACAATCTACGCACTGCTCGTCAGGATTGAGCAACGCGGCCTCGTTGACGTCGAGAAAGTCCCCTCCGAAAAGGGACCGCCCCGCAAGGTCTACACCCTGAACACTCAGGGCAGCGAGTACCTCAACGAATTCTGGGGCACGTGGGAGTTCCTTGCGGAACGCATCCACCGACTGCAAGAACACATCAACAACACAAACAACAGCACGACCGAAGGAGAATAATCATGGCCGCAGGATGGATTGAACTTGTCACGGGCTCGTTCGAAGACAAGAAGCGCTGGCGCCAGTACAAGGCCCGCAAAGAGCAGCTCCCCACAAACTACCGCACCGCGATCGACGGCATCGAACGGTACTTCATGTATGCGGGCAACGTCGTCAAGGGCGATGTCATGATGCAAATGTTCGACGACCTCGCCGACCTCATCGAGCAGGCGGCAGCCGACGGAACCCCCGTCCGCGACATCGTTGGCGACGACCCAGTTGAGTTTGCCGAAACATTTATCGCTAACTACTCCGACGGTCAGTGGGTCAACAAGGAGCGCAAGCGCCTCACCGACGCCATCGACAAGGCCACCACCGAATCCTAAGCAGCAACGGAGGTCACAATCATGTCAACACCGCTACCCCCCGAACCGGCCCTCAGCGTGCAGGGCATCACCAAATCATTCAAGAACCTCCCGGTACTCACCGGCGTCAACTTCGAGGTCAGCGCGGGCAGCATTTTCGCCCTTCTTGGCTCAAACGGAGCGGGCAAGACAACGCTCGTGCGCATCCTCTCAACCCTGCTCAAGGCAGACGGCGGCACCGCGAAGGTCAACGGATTCAACGTCGCCACTCACCCAGGCGACGTGCGCGAATCCATCAGCCTCACCGGCCAGTTCGCAGCCGTCGATGAGGTGCTCACCGGGCGCGAGAATCTCATCCTCATCGCGAAGCTCCGCCACCTGAAAAATCCGTCCGCAATTGCCGATGAGTTGCTCGCCCGCTTCTCCCTCACCGAGGCAGGCAAGCGCAAAGCGGCCACGTACTCCGGCGGGATGCGGCGGCGGCTCGACATCGCTATGAGCCTCATCGGCAGCCCTCCGGTAATCTTCCTTGACGAGCCAACAACAGGGCTCGACCCGCAGGCCCGCATTGAGGTCTGGCAGACTATCCAGCAACTCGCAAAGGGCGGCACAACCGTCCTGCTCACTACCCAATACCTTGACGAGGCAGAGCAGCTCGCCGACCGGATCGCGATCCTACACAAGGGCACGATCATCCAGAACGGCACACTCGCCGAGCTCAAGCAGCTCCTCCCCGCCGCCAAGGTCGAATACGTCGAGAAGCAACCCTCGCTTGAGGATGTCTTCCTCGCCCTCGTTGGCGAACCGGACGACACCCCCGCAACCACAACCGCCGACGGCACCGCCGCGGTGCCAACAGGAAAGGAACTCCGATGACCGCCCACATGCTCAGCGACACCCGCGTCTTGACCGGGCGCTCGTTGCGCCACATCCTCCGCAGCCCCGACACGATCATCACCACGGCGGTGACGCCGATCGCCCTCATGCTGCTGTTTGTGTACGTTCTCGGCGGGGCCATTAATACCGGCTCAAGCGAGTCGTATATCAACTACATGCTTCCCGGCATCCTCCTCATCACGATCGCGTCTGGCATCGCGTATACCGCCTACCGACTCTTTCTTGATATGCAGGGTGGCATTTTTGAACGCTTCCAGTCCATGCCAATTGCGCGGTCGAGCGTGCTGTGGGGACATGTTCTCACCTCGGTCGCCGCCAACCTGGTTTCGGTGGCAATCGTCACGGGAGTTGCGCTCCTCATGGGGTTTCGCACCGGCGCATCCGTTGGAGCGTGGCTTGCCGTGGCCGGCATCCTCGTGCTCTTCACCTTGGCGCTGACCTGGGTCGCAGTCATCGCGGGGCTCTCGGCGAAGACAGTGGATGGCGCAAGCGCGTTCAGCTACCCGCTCATCTTTCTCCCGTTCATCAGCTCAGCCTTTGTGCCAACCGCGTCGATGCCAGGGCCTGTTGCGTGGTTCGCCGAAAACCAGCCGGTCACGTCGATCGTCAACACCATCAGGGCCCTCTTCGCGGAACAACCCGTTGGCAGCGAAATCTGGATAGCGCTCGTCTGGCTGGTAGGCATCCTCGCGATCGCATACGGCTTCGCAAACGCCATCTATCGAAAGAAGATCAGCTAGCAAACACTTGCTTGCGAGGCCCCGCTCGGGATCGGCGGCGGGATATCCACCCAATTCCAGCGCGAATATGGTGGATATCCCGCCGCCGATTGCATGCCAGCCATGCCAGAGGTAACAGGGGGTAGAACTTATGCACAGCCTTCGCCTGTGTTTGCGGCTAATCGCGTGTCTCGTGCCCTCGACCGAGGCGCAGCCCAGTCACAGCAAGGCTTCTGTAAAGACCGAGCGCGTTTGGGGGCTGTGGACAGCCGCAACAGGCATCCGTGGTTCACCGGCAGGATGCTCGCATGACGTCTTCACTCCCACTCCCGTTCAACGCCAAGGCCTTCCGAATCGCGGATGCGCTGGATGCCGGAATCCCAGGACGCCGACTCGATCGCAACGACCTCCTCAGGCCGTATTACGGGATCCGCGTCGCGAGACAGCCACCCAACGGCAGGACCGCGGGTACCGCACGCTCCGTCGAACAAACCGTCGAGCTACTCGCAAGTCACTATGCGCCACGACTCACGCCCGGACAATTCTTTAGCCACACAACGGCGGCGGCGCTATGGGGCATCCCGCTCCCCAAGCACGCATACACATCGCGGAATGAGACAACGCAGAAACGGTATCAGACCACGAGCGGCCCGAGCGCAGGCGTCCCCATCCATGTGAGCGCAGGCGTCCCCTTTCGCGGGCCCGACACAGCAGGGGTTGTCGGCCACCGCTTAGCCGAACCACTCAATAGCATCACCCGCCTAGCGAAAGACGGACTGAACCTGCCAGTGAGCGCGCCAACCGCGACCTGGTTGCAGCTGTTTGCATTGGACTGCGGCCTCACCAATGACGATCTGGTCGCAGCCGCAGATTACCTCGTCCGGCGGCCAGAATTCCCGCAACACGGGCGGCCATTCACCAGCATCGAAGAGCTGACCGTAGCGACTCAGGCCTACAGGGGGCGCGGAAAACGCCGGGCAATCGCGGCGCTCGCCGAGATTCGTGAGGGTTCGGATTCTCGCCCCGAATCTCTTCTTCGCTTGCTCCTTTGGCGGGCCGGCTTGCCAGAGCCCGAGCTCAATCCTGTTATCGCTGGCGCCAATGGCATCCGTATTGGCCGGGCCGACCTGGTGTACCTGCCGTGGAAAGTCATCGTTGAATACGACGGGGATCAGCACCGCCGAGATACAACGCAGTACGAACACGACATGACTCGACTTCAGGATTTTCACGTGTCCGACTGGGTGGTGCTCCGGTTCCGAAAGACCGCTCTGTTTCAGACGCCTCAGCTCGTGGTCCACCAGGTAAGGGCGATGCTCATGCGCCGCGGATGGACTCCGTGACTGGCTCGCCCGATTCGTATGTGTC
The DNA window shown above is from Lysinibacter cavernae and carries:
- a CDS encoding ABC transporter permease, whose amino-acid sequence is MTAHMLSDTRVLTGRSLRHILRSPDTIITTAVTPIALMLLFVYVLGGAINTGSSESYINYMLPGILLITIASGIAYTAYRLFLDMQGGIFERFQSMPIARSSVLWGHVLTSVAANLVSVAIVTGVALLMGFRTGASVGAWLAVAGILVLFTLALTWVAVIAGLSAKTVDGASAFSYPLIFLPFISSAFVPTASMPGPVAWFAENQPVTSIVNTIRALFAEQPVGSEIWIALVWLVGILAIAYGFANAIYRKKIS
- a CDS encoding endonuclease domain-containing protein; translated protein: MTSSLPLPFNAKAFRIADALDAGIPGRRLDRNDLLRPYYGIRVARQPPNGRTAGTARSVEQTVELLASHYAPRLTPGQFFSHTTAAALWGIPLPKHAYTSRNETTQKRYQTTSGPSAGVPIHVSAGVPFRGPDTAGVVGHRLAEPLNSITRLAKDGLNLPVSAPTATWLQLFALDCGLTNDDLVAAADYLVRRPEFPQHGRPFTSIEELTVATQAYRGRGKRRAIAALAEIREGSDSRPESLLRLLLWRAGLPEPELNPVIAGANGIRIGRADLVYLPWKVIVEYDGDQHRRDTTQYEHDMTRLQDFHVSDWVVLRFRKTALFQTPQLVVHQVRAMLMRRGWTP